The Leptospira sp. WS60.C2 genome includes the window CGATTGCCGCAAGTCCACCACCCACTAACGGAACCACTACGGGAAGCCATGCGTATTTCCAACCGGAGTCTCCTTTGTTGGGAATGGGAACAAGGGAATGGACAATTCTTGGTCCTAAGTCACGAGCTGGATTGATGGCATACCCAGTGGTTCCTCCCATGGAAAGTCCAATTGCCCAAACAAGGAGGGCAACAAAACCGGTGCCTGCAATCCCACTTGCACCACCATTTGTGGGAGAAAAAATCGCATGAATTCCTATGATGAGAAGAAACGTTCCAAACCCTTCGCTGATCACATTGGATAGAGTGTGTTTGATGGCAGGTTCTGTCGAAAACACAGCCAAAATTTTCCCTGGGTCTTTTGTTTCCTTCCAGTGAGGGAGGTAGTGCAGGTAAACTAGAAATGCTCCGAGAGCGGCACCAGTCACCTGGGCTAAGCTATACGGTAAAAAATTTGCAAAATCACCTGATTGTATACAAACAGAGAGGGTAACGGCAGGGTTTAAATGAGCTCCAGGGCTACCCAATGCTTTTGCGACAAGAACTCCGAAACAAACGGCTAAGGCCCAAGCAGTCGTAATTGTGATCCACCCACCGTCTTTGGCTTTGGATTTTTCTAATAAAACACCAGCTACAACTCCGTCCCCTAATAAAATCAAAACCGCAGTTCCAAAAAATTCACCAACCAGTTCCAAAATGCTCTCCTTTTGTTCTCAGATGAGGACTTTATCTAAAGGGACATAGAGTTGTAAGCAACCTTTTTTGAAGAGAGGCATCCTCAATTTATTCTAGGATTTTCCATCGAATCATAAATCATGGGAAAATAGACCATGAAAAATCACGCGCTTGAGTATCACTCTAGGTTTCCGAAAGGGAAAACCAAAGTAGTTCCGACAAAACCAACAGAGAACAGTTATGACTTGTCACTAGCTTACTCACCTGGTGTCGCATACCCTTGCCTAGAAATTGAAAAACAACCTGATCTAGTTTATGAATACACCAACCGTGGAAACTTAGTTGGTATCATCACCAATGGAACGGCCATTTTAGGACTTGGTAACATTGGTGCTTCCGCTGGGAAACCAGTGATGGAAGGAAAAGCTGTTTTATTTAAAAAATTTGCGGGCATTGATGTTTTTGATATTGAAATCAACGAAACAGATCCTGAAAAGTTTATCACGATTGTAAAGGCCCTTGAACCGACGTTTGGTGGAATTAACTTAGAAGACATCCGTGCTCCTGAGTGTTTTCATATCGAAAAAACTCTCGACCAAAGTATGAAAATTCCTGTCTTCCATGATGACCAACATGGAACGGCAATCATCTCTACTGCAGCACTTTTGAATTCTCTTGTACTCACAGGTAAAAAAGCTGAAAACTTAAAAGTTGTGATCAATGGTGCAGGGGCTGCGGCCATTTCCATCGCCGAGATGTTAACGCATATTGGAGTGAAACACGAATCCATTTATATGTTGGATTCCCGTG containing:
- a CDS encoding MIP/aquaporin family protein translates to MELVGEFFGTAVLILLGDGVVAGVLLEKSKAKDGGWITITTAWALAVCFGVLVAKALGSPGAHLNPAVTLSVCIQSGDFANFLPYSLAQVTGAALGAFLVYLHYLPHWKETKDPGKILAVFSTEPAIKHTLSNVISEGFGTFLLIIGIHAIFSPTNGGASGIAGTGFVALLVWAIGLSMGGTTGYAINPARDLGPRIVHSLVPIPNKGDSGWKYAWLPVVVPLVGGGLAAIVIRLLIL
- a CDS encoding malic enzyme-like NAD(P)-binding protein, with the protein product MKNHALEYHSRFPKGKTKVVPTKPTENSYDLSLAYSPGVAYPCLEIEKQPDLVYEYTNRGNLVGIITNGTAILGLGNIGASAGKPVMEGKAVLFKKFAGIDVFDIEINETDPEKFITIVKALEPTFGGINLEDIRAPECFHIEKTLDQSMKIPVFHDDQHGTAIISTAALLNSLVLTGKKAENLKVVINGAGAAAISIAEMLTHIGVKHESIYMLDSRGVINHKRTNLHESKLPFVRKTDAETLEDIFPGTDLFIGVSVANVVTEAMVKTMAEKPIMFALANPDPEIPYPDAKRARPDLIMATGRSDYPNQVNNVLGFPFIFRGALDVRAKVVNMEMKLAAAYALSELTKIPVPREVCEAYNEVEIRFGEDYIIPKPLDERVLYHVAPAVAEAAVKTGVNQVEYPGREAYVKFLESIMAQQKEPISALEI